The Thermoanaerobaculia bacterium nucleotide sequence GCGTTGGTGTGCAGCGGGCGGAGGCGCCCGAAGCTGATCCACTGCAGGTCGAAGTTGAGCGCCGGCCAGACGAGCTCGGCGGCGATCCAGAGGCCGACCAGCATGCCGACCACCCCCCAGACCACCGACATGACGGCGAACTGGCGCACGACTTTGGTGTTGTAAGTCTCTTCCTCGGCAATTTGAGCCATCTGAGCCATTCCCTCTCCCTTGACCCGCGATCGGACCGGCATCTCTTGGCGGAAACTCTAGCGAGGACTCGGCGGCCGGCGGCTACCCCTACGGGTGGTCACCCGAAGGTGCAGGGCGGGGGGCGGCCTGTTGCAAGGCGGTAGCATTCGTGGCGTGTCGACCTGCTTCCACTGTGGCCTGCCCCAGCCCGCTGGCGCGACCTGGAGCTTCGTGCTCGACGGGGAGGCGCGGCCGCTCTGCTGTGCCGGCTGCGAGGCCGTGGCGCGTGCCATCGTGGCGAGCGGCGGGGGCGACTACTACCGCCTGCGCACGGAGCTCCCGCCCCAGGGGCGCGAGCTCGTGCCGGACTTTCTCGGCCAGTTGGCGGTCTACGACCACCCGGCCGTCCAGCGCACGATGGTGCGCGACTCGGGCGACCTCAAGGAGGCGGCGCTCCTGCTCGAGGACCTCTCCTGCGCCGCCTGCGTCTGGCTCGCCGAGAGGAGCGTCGGCGGGCTCGCCGGCGTGCGCGAGTTCTCGATCAACTACGCCACCCGCCGCGCCCTGGTGCGCTGGGATCCGGCGACGGCGAGCCTGTCGCGCGTCCTCCAGGCGATCGCCGCGATCGGTTTCACCGCCCACCCGTACGACCGCGAGCGCGCCCAGGAGGTGCTGGCGCGCGAACGCCGCGACCGCCTGCTGCGCTTCCTGGTCGCCGGGGCGCTCGGCATGCAGGTGATGACCCTCGCGGTGGCGCTCTATGCCGGCGCTTTCTCCGGCATGGAGGAGCCGTTCCGCAAGTTCTTCCGCTGGACGAGCCTGCTGCTCACCGCGCCGGTGCTGCTCTACTCGGCGCGGCCGTTCTTCGCCGGGGCGTTTAAGGACCTGAGCCACGCCCGCGTCGGCATGGACGTGCCGGTCGCGCTCGGACTGACGCTCGCCTATTTCGGCAGCGTCTGGGCGACGCTCGCCGACCGCGGTGAGGTCTACTTCGACTCGGTCGTCATGTTCGTCTTCCTGCTGCTCGGGGCCCGCGTGCTCGAGCTCGTGGCGCGCGAGCGCGCCGTGCGCGAGCAGGAGTCGGTGGTGCGCAGCGTCCCGGCAACTGCGCGCCGGCTGGCTCCCGAGGCCGCGGGTGGTGGCGAGACGATCGTCGCCACGGTCGAGCTCGCGGTGGGGGACCGTGTGCGGATTCTCCCCGGCGAGAGCGTGCCGGCCGACGGCGTCATCGAGGACGGACTGTCGTCGCTCGACGAGGCGCTGCTCACTGGCGAGAGCGTGCCGGTGGCGCGCGCGGCAGGGGAGCGCGTCATCGGCGGCGCGGTCAACGTCGAAAGCCCGCTCGTCGTTCGGGTCACGGCGGTCGGCGAGGGGACGGTGCTTCAGGCGCTGCTGGGGCTCGTCGAGCAGGCGCTCGCCGCGAAGCCCGAGATCTCGCGCGTCGCCGACCGCACCGCGCAGTGGTTCGTGCGCCGCATCCTGGTGCTCGCAGCGGGCGTCGGCCTCTACTGGGCCTGGGCCGACCCGGAACGGGTCCTGCCGACCGTCATCGCGGTGCTCGTCGTCTCCTGCCCGTGCGCGCTCTCGCTGGCGACCCCGGTGGCGCTCGCCGCGGCGAGCGGGGCGCTGGCGCGACGCGGGCTTCTCGCGACCCGTGGTCACGCCATCGAGACCCTCGGCCGCGCCGACCTCTTCGTCTTCGACAAGACCGGCACGCTGACCACGGGAAAGCTCCGGGTGGATGAGGTCGTGCCGCAGGCGCCGTGGAGCGCCGCCGAGATTCTCGGGATCGCCGCGGCGCTCGAGCGCGGCTCCGAGCATCCGATCGCCGGCGCGATCGCGAGCGCGAGTGCAGTGGCGAACGGCGGCGTGATCGCCACCTCTCTCGTCGCCCTCCGTGATCTCCGCGATCTCCGAAATGTCCCCGGCCGCGGGTTGACGGCGACTGTGGAAGGGGAGCGCGTCGCGCTCGGCTCGCCGGGCTTCGTCGCCGACCAGCTGGGTCTCGCCTTGCCGCCGGAGATCGCCGCGCTCGCCGCCCGCGAACGGACGATGGTGGTCCTCGCCGGCGAGTCGGGGGTGCGCGGCGCGATCCTGCTCGACGACTCGCTGCGACCCGAGAGCCCCGCGCTGGTCGCCGAGCTGCGCCGCGCGGGCAAGCGCGTGCTGCTCCTTTCGGGCGACGAACCCGGAGCGGTGCGCCGGATCGCCGCCGCCGCCGGCATCGACGAGTGGGAAGGGGGCGCCTCCCCCGAGCGCAAGGTGGAGCGGGTGCGCGAGCTCACGGCCTCCGGTGCGGTGGTCGCGATGGTCGGCGACGGCGTCAACGACGCCGCGGCGCTCGCCGCGGCTCCGGTCTCGGTGGCGATGGGGAGCGGCGCCTTCCTTGCGGCGGCGACCGCCGACGCCGTGCTGCTGTCGAACCGGCCGCAGGATCTGGGCTTCGCGGTCCGCCACGCGGCGCTCGCGATCCGCCGGGTGAAGCAGAACTTCGCCCTCGCCTTCGGTTACAACCTGATCGTCATCCCGCTCGCCGCCATGGGCCGCATTCCACCCTGGGCGGCCGCCATCGGCATGTCGGCGAGCTCGGCAATGGTGGTCCTGAACGCCCTGCGTCTGCGCTCGACGGCCGACGACGCCGGTTCCCGGAGGGCCGCCTGATGGAGTCCGTCTTCCTGCTCGTCCCCCTCGCCGCCGTGCTCGCCATGGGCACAGTCGCTGCGCTCTTCTGGGCGGTGCGCTCCGGCCAGTTCGAAGACCTCGAAGGCCCCGCCCACCGCATCCTGATGGACGACGACCCTCCGCCGCCACCCGACCAGCCCGAACAGGGGCACGACCCAGGGACACACAAACGGGACACACAAAAAGGACA carries:
- a CDS encoding heavy metal translocating P-type ATPase, with translation MSTCFHCGLPQPAGATWSFVLDGEARPLCCAGCEAVARAIVASGGGDYYRLRTELPPQGRELVPDFLGQLAVYDHPAVQRTMVRDSGDLKEAALLLEDLSCAACVWLAERSVGGLAGVREFSINYATRRALVRWDPATASLSRVLQAIAAIGFTAHPYDRERAQEVLARERRDRLLRFLVAGALGMQVMTLAVALYAGAFSGMEEPFRKFFRWTSLLLTAPVLLYSARPFFAGAFKDLSHARVGMDVPVALGLTLAYFGSVWATLADRGEVYFDSVVMFVFLLLGARVLELVARERAVREQESVVRSVPATARRLAPEAAGGGETIVATVELAVGDRVRILPGESVPADGVIEDGLSSLDEALLTGESVPVARAAGERVIGGAVNVESPLVVRVTAVGEGTVLQALLGLVEQALAAKPEISRVADRTAQWFVRRILVLAAGVGLYWAWADPERVLPTVIAVLVVSCPCALSLATPVALAAASGALARRGLLATRGHAIETLGRADLFVFDKTGTLTTGKLRVDEVVPQAPWSAAEILGIAAALERGSEHPIAGAIASASAVANGGVIATSLVALRDLRDLRNVPGRGLTATVEGERVALGSPGFVADQLGLALPPEIAALAARERTMVVLAGESGVRGAILLDDSLRPESPALVAELRRAGKRVLLLSGDEPGAVRRIAAAAGIDEWEGGASPERKVERVRELTASGAVVAMVGDGVNDAAALAAAPVSVAMGSGAFLAAATADAVLLSNRPQDLGFAVRHAALAIRRVKQNFALAFGYNLIVIPLAAMGRIPPWAAAIGMSASSAMVVLNALRLRSTADDAGSRRAA
- the ccoS gene encoding cbb3-type cytochrome oxidase assembly protein CcoS produces the protein MESVFLLVPLAAVLAMGTVAALFWAVRSGQFEDLEGPAHRILMDDDPPPPPDQPEQGHDPGTHKRDTQKGHTNSVSIPPP